One region of Astyanax mexicanus isolate ESR-SI-001 chromosome 15, AstMex3_surface, whole genome shotgun sequence genomic DNA includes:
- the LOC111192369 gene encoding clarin-3, which translates to MPSTTKMMYFFSSALLSAGGIAILGYGMSTAWADCVMYCGPSDNNQFNGFAEIVMGLFAGAERKTTCPRFDSEDTFTVFTRLEKTGGAAVALQGLVVCLLVLALLGSAGSLLITLYNTVSNPYETYMGPIGLFTCSGLSASLAFLALVLYLINVMVIKLGQELAKHTGDVVVEDKDMKFMTGFFLLLPYIILNLLTILLVYLYVHIDNTHRRQQEKPTEDAPKDIMMF; encoded by the exons ATGCCGTCCACAACCAAGATGATGTACTTTTTCTCCAGCGCTTTATTAAGCGCAGGAGGAATCGCTATTCTGGGTTATGGGATGTCCACTGCCTGGGCTGACTGCGTAATGTACTGCGGCCCTTCAGACAACAACCAGTTCAACGGTTTTGCTGAAATCGTCATGGGCCTGTTCGCCGGAGCCGAGAGGAAGACGACATGTCCCAGGTTTGACTCTGAGGATACTTTCACAG TTTTTACGAGGTTGGAGAAGACTGGTGGAGCTGCTGTGGCTCTGCAGGGTCTGGTGGTATGTTTGCTGGTTTTGGCTCTGTTGGGTTCAGCAGGTAGTCTCCTCATCACGCTCTACAACACCGTCAGTAACCCGTACGAAACCTACATGGGTCCCATTGGACTGTTCACCTGCAGTGGATTAAGTG CATCTCTGGCGTTCCTGGCTCTGGTGCTGTACCTGATTAACGTGATGGTGATAAAGTTGGGACAGGAACTGGCTAAGCACACTGGAGACGTGGTGGTGGAGGACAAAGATATGAAATTCATGACTGGCTTTTTCCTTCTGCTGCCCTACATCATTCTCAATCTGCTCACCATCCTGCTGGTGTATCTGTACGTCCATATAGATAACACACACCGCAGACAGCAGGAGAAACCCACAGAGGACGCCCCCAAAGACATCATGATGTTCTAA